One genomic window of Branchiostoma lanceolatum isolate klBraLanc5 chromosome 5, klBraLanc5.hap2, whole genome shotgun sequence includes the following:
- the LOC136434873 gene encoding complement C1q tumor necrosis factor-related protein 3-like produces the protein MRTSAMRRIAISALLVVTSCLDMSFVNSELMTGSCRIVCGMGGENSNIYLSDYPNSPNKIPDLDKGEKGAPGRPGKAGPQGPPGERGLTGLPGKGLYGPKGEKGSVGPLGPKGGRGLQGPVGTGKKGDSGDKGQKGEQGYTGPRGKPGDPAPYHPMIRYVHPPAPGPLKIVFSATNTYKDVKNRHGRRSQATTSFSHVLVNSGGHYHTRNSVFIAPMNGTYSFTFSVPKHHKEDLLEVHLMRNLQKQVVAIATGPNPGISMATNSAIIHMDENDLAWIKVHRGAIEEKERLATFTGCLLFPDLG, from the coding sequence ATGCGTACATCAGCCATGAGGAGAATTGCGATATCAGCTTTGTTGGTCGTCACGTCCTGTCTGGATATGTCTTTTGTCAACTCGGAGCTTATGACAGGCTCTTGTCGGATTGTGTGTGGCATGGGCGGGGAGAACAGCAACATTTATCTGTCTGACTACCCCAACAGTCCAAACAAAATCCCGGATCTGGACAAGGGGGAGAAGGGTGCTCCCGGTCGACCAGGCAAAGCAGGCCCCCAGGGTCCCCCTGGGGAGAGGGGACTAACTGGGCTGCCTGGTAAGGGCCTGTATGGACCCAAGGGAGAGAAAGGATCTGTGGGTCCTCTTGGCCCTAAAGGAGGTAGGGGCCTGCAAGGTCCGGTAGGGACAGGGAAGAAGGGAGATTCTGGCGACAAGGGACAGAAAGGGGAACAGGGGTATACGGGTCCGCGTGGGAAACCTGGCGACCCGGCCCCGTACCACCCCATGATCCGTTACGTACACCCTCCCGCTCCGGGACCGCTCAAAATCGTGTTCTCTGCAACCAACACGTACAAGGACGTCAAGAACAGGCATGGAAGACGCAGCCAGGCGACCACCAGTTTCAGCCACGTGCTGGTGAACAGTGGCGGACACTACCACACCAGAAACAGTGTCTTCATCGCCCCGATGAACGGAACCTACTCATTCACGTTCAGCGTTCCAAAACACCACAAGGAGGATCTCTTGGAGGTCCATCTGATGAGAAACCTGCAGAAACAGGTCGTTGCCATAGCAACGGGCCCAAACCCAGGCATCTCCATGGCAACTAACTCGGCCATCATCCACATGGATGAGAATGACCTGGCGTGGATCAAAGTCCACAGGGGAGCCATAGAGGAGAAAGAGAGGCTGGCGACTTTCACGGGGTGTCTTCTCTTTCCCGATCTTGGGTAA
- the LOC136434877 gene encoding vitellogenin-like: MNKLLLLLLGLCLAQASLRTEDVSVYDESQEYLHRYEGEIKSGIPHSSDRFSGMKIQSDVRLQFQTPKDVLMRLENIDLWTLRGELETPEEREIKNIEKASSDFFQDQLYKDAFKQDLFASSRESWWKSSSEEADSDEEVSTTENADMGQEQFTHFTSEKMSEQEMAEFRKQLVKVIKFRYEIGKVWDLEASEDEPQWSVNIKRGILNLLQLKMNPLKSELLDRDDNDEVPNRSFDKSTGRVFRIMEKGVSGECETLYNIRDTLAGENAREVTKIKDFKNCVERPEYSHSLHSAFIPNHQEDPKKILQSTVATRVGVLVDGLHPDRFTIKTVESCGQHVFQPHSSHGSNVVTYSRQNLKLVEFKELTTLMPAPTKLQNKGDLKYVFEQEDQDRLNGQEKTELTSARKEMIQRISRDLSVEMRGAITPESPRKFMELVRELRNLNEHQLLEVLEDYQLDVPNKGLEHTTEEEAAKKQTRQIIIDALSLAGTKDSLKAVQKLVDTEKVSDNECEQLLSGIALSIEPCSTSTDTMLDIAKSKRSRNSPKIQKSAWLAFGTMVSGLVREQKEGQLEKKLPNDEEQTTQLMQKYSQNLLMCIEREKSDDEKLTCLKAIGNAGLESTVDRLEEIISGKDSDATSLELRVQAIYALRRVVKKHKIHNILYHVYNNPERDSEERIAAASLLIDPDVKPTSSFLQLVAQSTQRETSNQVGQFVYQYLRKISESRLPKDNGIRTAYTLALRLAKPFNRGLQYSQSKQFQTFDDKMKAGASLDLDIIGNKRSVWPRFAKANVELHALGYHMDLLEAGVRLDWKAFSRSWNHCMARNPKRRTSSTI, translated from the exons ATGAACAAGCTTCTACTCTTACTCCTGGGCCTCTGCCTAGCCC AGGCAAGCCTGCGGACAGAAGATGTGTCTG TGTACGACGAAAGCCAGGAATACCTGCACCGTTATGAGGGAGAGATCAAGTCGGGGATCCCTCACTCATCGGACCGCTTCTCCGGCATGAAGATCCAGTCCGACGTTCGACTGCAGTTCCAAACCCCAAAAGATGTCCTGATGCGCCTTGAGAACATCGACCTCTGGACCCTTCGAGGAGAGCTGGAGACACCGGAGGAACGAGAGATCAAGAACATCGAGAAGGCCTCATCAGACTTCTTCCAAGACCAGCTGTACAAGGATGCGTTCAAGCAAGATCTCTTCGCAAGCTCTAGGGAATCTTGGTGGAAGTCATCCAGTGAGGAAGCAGATTCTGATGAAGAAGTCTCCACTACAGAAAACGCTGATATGGGGCAAGAACAATTCACTCACTTCACCAGCGAGAAAATGTCAGAGCAAGAAATGGCCGAGTTCCGCAAGCAGCTCGTAAAGGTCATCAAGTTCCGATACGAGATCGGGAAGGTGTGGGACCTGGAAGCATCGGAAGACGAGCCCCAATGGTCTGTGAATATCAAGAGGGGCATCTTGAACCTTTTGCAG CTGAAAATGAACCCCCTGAAATCCGAGCTCCTTGATAGAGACGACAACGATGAAGTACCAAACAGGTCTTTCGACAAATCGACGGGGAGGGTTTTCCGCATTATGGAGAAGGGCGTGAGTGGTGAGTGCGAGACTCTCTACAACATCCGGGACACCTTGGCAGGGGAAAACGCTCGTGAGGTCACCAAGATTAAGGACTTCAAGAACTGCGTGGAGAGACCCGAGTATTCACACTCTCTACACTCTGCATTCATTCCCAATCACCAG GAGGACCCGAAGAAAATACTCCAGTCTACAGTCGCTACACGCGTGGGAGTACTGGTGGACGGCCTGCACCCGGACAGGTTCACTATTAAAACAGTGGAGTCCTGCGGACAACACGTCTTCCAACCGCACTCCAGCCATGGAAGCAATGTGGTCACGTATTCCAG ACAGAACCTGAAGTTGGTCGAGTTCAAAGAATTGACTACACTGATGCCGGCACCGACAAAGCTACAGAACAAAGGAGATCTGAAGTATGTCTTTGAACAAGAAGACCAGGACCGTCTTAACGGACAAGAGAAAACCGAGCTGACAAGCGCAAGGAAGGAGATG ATTCAGCGTATTTCTCGCGACCTGTCTGTTGAGATGCGAGGTGCTATCACTCCGGAGTCCCCACGGAAGTTCATGGAGCTGGTGCGGGAACTCAGGAATCTCAACGAACACCAGCTCCTAGAGGTTCTTGAAGACTACCAACTGGATGTACCAAACAAG GGTTTAGAGCACACAACCGAAGAGGAGGCTGCGAAGAAACAAACACGTCAGATCATCATCGACGCTCTCTCCTTGGCGGGAACGAAGGACAGCCTCAAAGCTGTGCAGAAGCTCGTTGACACAGAGAAAGTCTCCGACAATGAATGCGAACAGCTATTGTCTGGAATAGCCCTATCCATTGAGCCTTGCTCAACTTCAACAGACACAATGCTG GATATTGCCAAATCCAAACGGTCGAGGAACAGTCCAAAGATACAAAAGTCAGCCTGGCTTGCATTCGGTACCATGGTCAGTGGCTTGGTGCGGGAACAAAAGGAAGGTCAACTGGAAAAGAAGCTACCAAATGACGAGGAACAGACCACGCAACTAATGCAGAAGTACTCTCAG AACCTGTTGATGTGCATCGAACGAGAGAAGTCAGACGACGAGAAGCTGACGTGCCTGAAGGCTATCGGTAACGCGGGCCTTGAGAGCACGGTAGACAGGCTGGAGGAGATCATCTCAGGCAAGGACTCAGACGCCACCTCATTGGAGCTCCGAGTACAGGCCATCTACGCCCTGCGTCGTGTCGTAAAGAAGCACAAGATCCACAACATCCTCTATCATGTTTACAACAACCCGGAGAGAGACTCAGAGGAGAGGATTGCTGCTGCGTCTTTGTTGATAGATCCGGACGTGAAGCCCACATCGTCTTTTCTTCAGCTGGTCGCTCAGAGCACACAAAGAGAAACATCCAACCAG GTTGGCCAATTTGTCTACCAATACCTGAGGAAGATATCTGAGAGTCGGCTGCCTAAGGACAACGGCATAAGAACGGCTTACACGTTGGCTCTGCGTCTGGCCAAGCCTTTCAACAGAGGGCTTCAGTACTCTCAGAGCAAACAGTTCCAGACATTTGACG ATAAAATGAAAGCAGGTGCATCGCTGGACCTTGACATCATTGGCAACAAGAGGTCAGTCTGGCCAAGATTCGCCAAAGCCAACGTAGAACTCCATGCACTGGGCTACCACATGGACCTGTTGGAAGCCGGTGTCCGTTTGGATTGGAAGGCCTTCAGCCGATCTTGGAATCACTGTATGGCAAGAAATCCGAAGAGAAGAACATCTTCGACTATCTGA
- the LOC136434876 gene encoding uncharacterized protein → MGDFIRVIDFSVYSLGTENITEADLEALTKELMHSFTTSGFAYLKNTGISQQEVDAMFDVNDKFYDLPAQIKEKYARADDKNRERQGWACVERESLSGLSGVNRPGDLKEYFGIKIPLTDEESWPCEVPEFEDTCLNFYDSCKKLTFRILELIARGLGIEVAGFLDMFKHMGTGPNGTNLRSLRYPPVPEVVKENQLRCAEHTDLGCVTLLFQDRPGLEVSTGDSFVSATPIPGTVVVNIGDMLQRWTADKLVSTQHRVVIPETAEGRGEGRRSIAFFAHADSDVQLKCLDGSDKYEAMIARDYVKMKLHTTYI, encoded by the exons ATGGGCGATTTCATCAGAGTGATCGACTTTTCGGTCTACAGTCTCGGAACAGAGAACATCACCGAGGCCGACTTGGAAGCCCTGACCAAAGAACTGATGCACTCCTTCACAACGTCGGGGTTCGCTTACCTAAAAAACACGGGGATTTCTCAACAGGAG GTGGACGCGATGTTTGATGTGAACGACAAGTTTTATGATCTGCCTGCCCAGATCAAAGAGAAGTACGCCCGGGCAGACGACAAGAATCGAGAGCGGCAGGGCTGGGCATGCGTGGAAAGAGAAAG TCTGAGTGGACTGTCAGGGGTGAACCGACCTGGTGACCTGAAGGAGTACTTCGGTATCAAGATCCCACTCACTGATGAAGAG TCTTGGCCGTGTGAAGTCCCGGAGTTTGAGGACACATGTCTGAACTTCTATGACTCGTGCAAGAAACTCACTTTCAGGATACTTGAGCTGATAGCCAGGGGCTTGGGCATTGAG GTTGCTGGCTTCTTGGACATGTTCAAGCACATGGGGACAGGCCCCAACGGGACCAACCTGAGGTCGCTGCGCTACCCGCCTGTACCGGAAGTCGTCAAGGAGAACCAACTTAGGTGCGCGGAGCACACGGATTTGGGCTGCGTCACTCTGCTGTTCCAGGACCGACCTGGACTGGAG GTTTCCACTGGGGACAGTTTTGTGTCAGCTACACCCATCCCCGGCACTGTGGTGGTCAACATTGGCGACATGTTACAGAGGTGGACAGCCGACAAGCTGGTGTCCACT CAACACCGTGTGGTGATCCCGGAGACGGCGGAGGGTCGGGGCGAAGGACGCCGCTCCATCGCCTTCTTCGCGCACGCCGACTCCGACGTGCAGCTGAAGTGCCTGGACGGCTCCGATAAATACGAGGCCATGATTGCTCGCGATTACGTGAAGATGAAGCTTCACACCACCTACATTTAA